A stretch of Labrus mixtus chromosome 7, fLabMix1.1, whole genome shotgun sequence DNA encodes these proteins:
- the mych gene encoding myelocytomatosis oncogene homolog — protein sequence MLQSFAQSQDWLYSEPLLFDDDFCQSLMKDLQSLPTPPQSPPMKPGVGGSKPLSKEDQLSYVSDILLEDHDMQLNWNCDFFHSGATEKEGEPSQPCSPLEESGEDCLWQCLASDKSLEEKLVSTMLGSSPLLSEINTNIFEEIAGSTLDCQNLMATQETSESTSDYGSTGGEFSTYSSSDSEEEIDVVTVVRCPSSPSSLAALSARQQKKEEEQRALQRHHFEIQLQHNYAAPCPASPPPASSSTKRTRGSESSSRFHHSSSRSSSSSSSSSRYHHHHSHHHHHSSSKNSTETEDEEERRRTHNVMERQRRNELKNCFMRLRDNVPELSHNDKASKVVILKKARDCIYGLEDEGHRLQSKRDRLRAKQEELKARLEQLRS from the exons ATGTTGCAAAGCTTCGCTCAGTCGCAGGACTGGCTTTACTCTGAGCCGCTGCTATTTGACGATGATTTCTGCCAGAGTTTGATGAAGGACCTCCAGTCTTTGCCGACACCTCCTCAGTCCCCCCCAATGAAGCCCGGAGTCGGCGGCAGTAAGCCCCTGTCCAAGGAGGACCAGCTGAGCTACGTGTCGGACATCCTGCTGGAGGATCACGACATGCAGCTCAACTGGAACTGCGACTTCTTCCACTCGGGCGCCACAGAGAAGGAGGGCGAGCCCAGCCAGCCGTGCTCCCCGTTGGAGGAGAGCGGGGAGGACTGTCTGTGGCAGTGCCTCGCGTCCGACAAGAGCCTGGAGGAGAAGCTGGTCTCCACCATGCTCGGCTCCAGCCCGCTGCTGTCTGAAATCAACACCAACATCTTTGAGGAGATCGCCGGCTCCACACTCGACTGCCAGAACCTGATGGCCACTCAGGAGACGAGCGAGTCCACGTCAGACTACGGCTCCACCGGAGGAGAGTTTTCTACGTATTCATCCAGTGACTCTG AGGAGGAGATTGATGTGGTCACGGTGGTGCGCTGTCCCTCCAGCCCCTCCTCATTGGCCGCCCTGTCCGCCCGTCAgcagaagaaggaagaggagcagagggcTCTTCAGCGCCACCACTTCGAGATCCAGCTGCAGCACAACTACGCCGCGCCGTGTCCCGCCTCGCCGCCACCTGCATCCTCGTCCACCAAGCGCACGAGAGGGAGCGAAAGCTCGTCGCGCTTCCACCACTCCTCTTCCCGCAGCTcgtcttcctcgtcctcctcgtcgcGGTACCATCACCACCacagccaccaccaccaccactcctcgtccaaaaattcaacagagacggaggacgaggaggagcgGAGGAGGACGCACAACGTGATGGAGCGTCAGCGGCGGAACGAGCTGAAGAACTGCTTCATGCGCCTGCGAGATAACGTTCCCGAGCTGTCGCACAACGACAAGGCGTCCAAGGTCGTGATCCTGAAGAAGGCAAGGGACTGCATCTACGGCCTGGAAGACGAAGGCCACAGACTGCAATCCAAGAGGGACAGACTCAGAGCGAAACAGGAAGAGCTGAAAGCGCGACTGGAGCAGCTCCGCAGCtaa